In Clostridium swellfunianum, a genomic segment contains:
- a CDS encoding EFR1 family ferrodoxin (N-terminal region resembles flavodoxins. C-terminal ferrodoxin region binds two 4Fe-4S clusters.), translating into MIFYFSGTGNSLYAAKKIAEYNGEKLISIASEMNQAGNSFKYSLKENEAIGFVYPVYAWGPPEVVLSFIRKMKLDGYKDNYTFSVATCGDNIGNTMKVLKSELNKKNLNLDSGFSLQMPNNYIIMFNVDSKEVENKKLSAAEETLKDINKTIESRTKGVFKITKGMIPFILTSVINPGFNKGGKDIKKFYATDSCTGCGICEKVCNAQIIKVDKKPAWKEGCTQCLACVHLCPVKAVQYGKSMEKKGRYSNPNVKISEMMIGVSK; encoded by the coding sequence ATGATATTTTACTTTTCAGGTACCGGAAACTCTTTATATGCAGCCAAGAAAATTGCAGAGTATAATGGCGAAAAGCTAATCTCAATAGCCTCAGAAATGAACCAAGCAGGAAATTCTTTTAAATACAGCTTAAAGGAAAATGAAGCCATAGGCTTTGTTTATCCTGTCTATGCCTGGGGACCTCCAGAAGTGGTTTTAAGCTTTATAAGGAAAATGAAGCTAGATGGCTATAAGGACAACTACACTTTTTCAGTAGCAACCTGTGGAGACAACATAGGCAATACAATGAAAGTGCTTAAGTCAGAGCTTAACAAAAAGAACTTAAACTTAGATAGCGGTTTTTCACTTCAAATGCCAAATAATTATATTATTATGTTTAATGTAGATTCCAAGGAAGTAGAAAACAAAAAGCTTTCAGCTGCGGAGGAAACCTTAAAGGACATAAACAAAACAATTGAAAGCAGAACAAAAGGCGTATTTAAAATTACAAAGGGTATGATTCCTTTTATTCTAACCTCTGTAATAAATCCCGGCTTCAACAAAGGTGGCAAGGATATTAAAAAGTTCTACGCCACAGACAGCTGCACAGGCTGCGGCATATGCGAAAAAGTCTGCAACGCCCAAATCATAAAGGTAGACAAAAAGCCAGCCTGGAAAGAAGGCTGCACCCAATGTCTTGCCTGCGTCCACCTCTGCCCTGTGAAGGCTGTGCAGTATGGCAAAAGCATGGAGAAAAAGGGAAGGTACAGCAATCCTAATGTAAAGATTAGTGAAATGATGATTGGGGTATCAAAGTAG
- a CDS encoding tocopherol cyclase family protein, with protein sequence MLKFIRNPDVYHGKDKNTNFFEGWYFKIVDPNKEYTYCFIPGIFLSEKQENSHSFIQVVKGHEADFKYLSFKKEQFEAKSNEFNIKVNGSTFSLKEINLNLKEQGEKIYGRLVFKNIIKWPDSAINPGSMGFYNYLDFMQCYSQVCAVDGHIEGKLNINGNDVDFTDGKVYIEKNWGKAFPYSYIWVQGNSFEKEETALTCSIGHIPFPIKSFTGFLIGIHAKGRFYKFTTINRSSLAINCEKEKIILETENKDYGLRIEAVYKEEDFIDLLAPRDDNMVPIARETLQGKLTVILYDKKSSSVILSDECSAAGIEFSGDYKSLYKKKETK encoded by the coding sequence ATGCTAAAATTTATAAGAAACCCTGATGTATATCATGGTAAAGATAAAAACACTAATTTTTTCGAAGGCTGGTATTTTAAAATAGTAGATCCAAATAAAGAATATACCTATTGCTTCATACCTGGAATCTTTCTTTCAGAAAAACAGGAGAACTCTCACAGCTTTATTCAGGTAGTAAAAGGACATGAAGCTGATTTTAAATATTTGAGCTTTAAGAAAGAGCAGTTTGAAGCAAAATCTAATGAATTTAATATAAAGGTAAATGGAAGTACATTTTCGCTAAAGGAGATTAACTTAAACCTAAAGGAGCAGGGCGAGAAAATTTATGGAAGACTTGTCTTTAAAAATATTATAAAATGGCCCGATAGTGCAATTAATCCTGGCAGCATGGGCTTTTACAATTACCTAGACTTTATGCAGTGCTACAGTCAGGTTTGTGCTGTGGATGGTCATATTGAAGGAAAGCTAAATATTAATGGCAATGATGTGGACTTCACAGACGGAAAGGTATATATTGAAAAAAACTGGGGCAAAGCCTTTCCCTATTCCTACATATGGGTTCAAGGAAACTCCTTTGAAAAGGAGGAAACAGCCCTTACCTGCTCTATAGGGCATATACCCTTTCCAATTAAAAGCTTCACAGGTTTTTTAATAGGAATACATGCAAAAGGCAGGTTTTATAAATTTACAACCATAAACAGAAGCTCACTTGCAATTAACTGTGAAAAAGAAAAAATAATTTTAGAAACAGAAAATAAAGACTATGGGCTTAGAATTGAAGCTGTCTACAAGGAAGAAGACTTTATTGACTTGCTTGCACCTAGAGACGACAACATGGTTCCAATAGCCAGAGAAACTCTTCAGGGAAAGCTTACAGTAATCTTATATGATAAAAAAAGCAGCAGTGTTATTTTAAGCGATGAATGTTCTGCTGCGGGAATTGAGTTTTCAGGGGACTATAAAAGCTTGTATAAGAAAAAGGAAACGAAATAA
- the rfbF gene encoding glucose-1-phosphate cytidylyltransferase, which produces MKAVILCGGKGTRMKEETEYKPKPLVEVGDKPMIWHIMKIYSHYGINDFILCLGYKGYMLKQYFKDTLWINNDCTMQTSKSPSSIEYHTTDKNNEKWKVTLVDTGSNSLTATRLKKIQKYIDEEDFFMTYGDGLSNVNIRGLLDYHKRMGKTVTLTGIHPESSYGIIDVKDGLAKSFIEKPKTADTVNGGFMVMNKKVFNYIPEEDCMFEEAPMRKIAAAGELAVFNHEGFWTAIDTIKDIERVNNLWDKGERPWKVWE; this is translated from the coding sequence ATGAAAGCAGTAATACTATGCGGTGGGAAAGGCACCAGAATGAAGGAAGAAACAGAATATAAACCTAAGCCACTTGTTGAAGTTGGGGACAAGCCAATGATTTGGCATATAATGAAAATCTATTCTCATTATGGGATAAATGATTTCATTTTGTGTTTAGGTTATAAAGGCTATATGCTTAAACAATATTTTAAGGATACGCTTTGGATAAATAATGACTGTACTATGCAGACTAGTAAAAGTCCAAGCAGTATTGAGTATCATACTACAGATAAAAACAATGAAAAGTGGAAGGTTACTTTAGTGGATACAGGCTCAAACAGTTTAACAGCTACCAGATTAAAAAAAATACAAAAGTATATTGATGAGGAGGATTTCTTCATGACCTATGGAGATGGCCTTAGCAATGTAAATATTAGAGGCCTTTTAGATTATCATAAGAGAATGGGAAAGACTGTTACACTTACTGGCATTCATCCTGAATCCTCCTATGGAATTATTGATGTGAAAGATGGCTTAGCAAAAAGCTTTATTGAAAAACCCAAAACTGCTGACACTGTTAACGGAGGCTTTATGGTTATGAATAAAAAAGTGTTTAATTATATCCCGGAAGAAGACTGCATGTTTGAGGAAGCACCTATGAGAAAAATTGCAGCTGCTGGAGAATTGGCAGTTTTTAATCATGAGGGCTTCTGGACTGCTATAGATACTATTAAGGATATTGAAAGAGTTAATAATTTATGGGACAAGGGTGAAAGACCATGGAAAGTATGGGAATAG
- the rfbG gene encoding CDP-glucose 4,6-dehydratase, producing the protein MESMGIENSKDLLSIYKDKTVLVTGHTGFKGSWLSIWLQVLGAKVIGYGLDPISNEDNFSVSHLSEKITDIRGDIRDSQKLQLVFDTYKPEIVFHLAAQPIVRLSYENPRETYETNVIGTLNVLEGIKNYPSVKVGVMITTDKCYENLEQIWGYKETDALGGYDPYSSSKACAELLIASYRSSYFNPKDFTTHGKVISSVRAGNVIGGGDWQKDRIIPDCIRALLKNEHIELRNPSAVRPWQHVLEPLYGYMLLGAKMYKHGTLYSGSWNFGPDYESIVTVETVVNKLVNKWGSGTWKDISKEQKPHEANILRLDCTKAKVYLKWQPKLNIDEAIDYTAEWYKNYKTQNPYDLCVKQIKLYENLLGMD; encoded by the coding sequence ATGGAAAGTATGGGAATAGAAAATTCAAAGGATTTGCTTTCAATATACAAGGACAAAACTGTCCTTGTAACTGGACACACAGGCTTTAAGGGCTCCTGGCTTTCTATATGGCTTCAAGTTCTTGGCGCTAAGGTTATAGGATATGGCTTGGACCCTATTTCAAATGAGGACAATTTTTCTGTTTCACATTTATCGGAAAAAATTACAGACATTAGAGGAGATATAAGAGATTCTCAAAAGCTGCAGCTTGTGTTTGACACCTATAAGCCTGAGATAGTTTTTCATCTTGCTGCCCAGCCTATAGTTAGGCTGTCCTATGAAAATCCTAGGGAAACCTATGAAACTAATGTGATTGGGACTTTAAATGTTTTGGAGGGTATTAAAAACTATCCTTCTGTTAAGGTTGGAGTAATGATTACAACAGACAAGTGCTATGAGAATCTAGAGCAAATTTGGGGCTATAAAGAGACAGATGCTCTGGGTGGATACGACCCCTACAGCTCCAGTAAGGCTTGCGCAGAATTATTGATTGCCTCCTATAGAAGCTCCTATTTTAATCCAAAGGATTTTACGACCCATGGCAAGGTTATTTCAAGCGTTCGTGCTGGAAATGTTATAGGCGGTGGAGATTGGCAAAAGGACAGGATAATACCTGACTGCATTAGGGCTTTATTAAAAAATGAGCATATTGAGCTGCGAAATCCTAGTGCAGTTCGCCCATGGCAGCACGTGCTTGAGCCGCTCTACGGATATATGCTTCTGGGTGCTAAAATGTATAAGCATGGAACTCTCTATTCCGGCTCCTGGAACTTTGGACCTGATTATGAATCTATCGTGACTGTAGAAACAGTTGTAAATAAGCTTGTTAACAAATGGGGAAGCGGTACTTGGAAGGATATTTCTAAAGAGCAAAAGCCTCATGAAGCAAATATACTAAGGCTTGACTGCACAAAGGCAAAGGTTTATTTAAAATGGCAGCCAAAGCTTAATATAGATGAGGCTATTGACTATACTGCTGAATGGTATAAAAACTATAAAACTCAGAATCCTTATGATTTGTGCGTTAAACAAATAAAGCTTTATGAAAATCTTTTGGGGATGGATTAA
- a CDS encoding NAD-dependent epimerase/dehydratase family protein, whose translation MKKAIVTGASGFVGQWLIKELASQDVNVIAVVRNERSDISSLRKFNNVKIVACTLDEIDKLPSKITEEDIDVFYHFAWSGTSGSDRGDVKLQLSNIEAGCSAVKAAAEIGCRKFINAGSIMEYEAMQYVPADSSKPGLGYIYSTAKQTADFMAKTLAVDLKLPYINGIISNIYGPGEKSPRFINSTIRKFLNKEKVSFTHGEQMYDFIYASDAARAFYMIGEKGKPYTSYYIGNPSPEPLKNYVIAIRNIIDKAIELNFGEIPFQGALLKYDEFDTKKLLREFGFESEVAFEEGIRRTSTWLQN comes from the coding sequence ATGAAAAAGGCTATCGTCACCGGGGCTTCTGGCTTTGTGGGCCAATGGCTCATAAAGGAGCTTGCTTCACAGGATGTTAATGTAATTGCAGTAGTTCGTAACGAGCGTTCCGATATAAGCTCCCTTAGAAAGTTTAATAATGTAAAAATCGTAGCTTGTACTCTCGATGAGATTGATAAGCTTCCTTCAAAAATAACTGAGGAGGACATAGATGTATTCTATCATTTTGCTTGGTCGGGTACTTCCGGCTCTGATAGAGGTGATGTAAAGCTTCAGCTTAGTAATATAGAAGCTGGCTGCTCTGCTGTAAAAGCTGCTGCTGAAATAGGCTGCAGGAAATTTATTAATGCTGGGAGCATTATGGAATATGAGGCAATGCAGTATGTCCCTGCTGATAGCTCAAAGCCTGGGCTTGGCTATATATATAGCACAGCAAAGCAGACAGCAGATTTCATGGCAAAGACTCTGGCGGTTGATTTAAAGTTGCCCTATATAAATGGCATTATTTCAAATATATACGGTCCCGGAGAAAAATCACCTAGGTTTATAAATTCTACTATAAGAAAGTTTTTAAATAAGGAAAAAGTAAGCTTTACTCATGGAGAGCAGATGTACGACTTCATTTACGCTTCTGATGCAGCTAGAGCCTTTTATATGATTGGAGAAAAAGGAAAGCCTTATACAAGCTACTATATAGGCAATCCTTCGCCTGAGCCTCTTAAAAATTATGTTATAGCCATAAGAAATATAATTGATAAAGCTATTGAACTTAATTTCGGTGAAATACCCTTTCAGGGTGCTTTACTAAAATATGATGAGTTTGATACAAAAAAATTGCTAAGGGAATTTGGATTTGAGTCGGAAGTAGCTTTTGAGGAAGGCATTAGAAGAACATCAACTTGGCTTCAAAATTAG
- the rfbC gene encoding dTDP-4-dehydrorhamnose 3,5-epimerase has protein sequence MSAFSFEETRFKGVYLITSFSTEDNRGYFVKDFEKSIFEENGLDIDFYESFESFSWRNVIRGLHFQTSEPQAKLVRAVTGSIFDVIVDLRKGSETFGQWAGFYLSQGNRRSLFIPKGFAHGFCVHSDTAIVSYKCVGKYHKGSDSGIVWNDKDISIDWEIEKPIVSERDRSLLTFKGFIEKFQAL, from the coding sequence ATGAGTGCATTTTCGTTTGAAGAGACAAGGTTTAAAGGAGTATATTTAATTACCTCATTTTCAACAGAAGATAACAGAGGGTATTTTGTTAAAGACTTTGAAAAATCCATATTTGAAGAAAATGGGCTTGATATAGACTTTTATGAAAGCTTTGAGTCTTTTTCCTGGAGGAATGTTATACGTGGACTTCACTTTCAAACCAGCGAACCTCAGGCAAAGCTGGTACGTGCAGTGACAGGCAGTATTTTTGATGTTATTGTGGACCTGCGTAAAGGTTCTGAAACCTTTGGACAATGGGCTGGCTTTTATTTATCGCAAGGAAACAGAAGAAGCCTTTTTATTCCAAAGGGCTTTGCACATGGCTTTTGCGTGCATTCTGATACCGCTATAGTTTCCTATAAATGCGTAGGCAAGTATCATAAGGGTTCTGACAGCGGAATTGTATGGAATGATAAGGATATCTCTATTGACTGGGAGATTGAAAAACCTATCGTTTCAGAAAGAGACCGCTCCTTATTGACTTTCAAAGGATTTATTGAGAAGTTTCAAGCATTATAA
- a CDS encoding amidohydrolase → MILIKNGTVLTMAGEPIENGQVLVKEGKIVAVGKDISLTENCQIIDAQGGFIMPGIIDAHCHIGMWEEGIGFEGDDGNEITDPATPQLRAIDAINPFDTAFPEAYENGVTCVCSGPGSANVIGGQFTTIKTKGKRIDNMIVQKSASMKVAFGENPKRCYNAKKQAPSTRMATAAILREYLFKTKNYMENKEKNSSFDMKLESLIPVVKGELNVKAHAHRTDDIFTAIRIAKEFGLKMTLEHCTEGHLIADELAKEGLAVIVGPSFGSKSKVELKEKTFETAAVLHNAGVKIAIMTDHPVIPVHHLPMCAALAVRAGLSEEAALKAITINPAEILGIADRVGSLEVNKDADIVVFDKHPFDIQAKTTCVLIDGEIAFKK, encoded by the coding sequence ATGATATTAATTAAAAATGGAACAGTACTTACAATGGCTGGGGAGCCAATTGAAAATGGACAAGTTTTAGTTAAGGAAGGAAAAATTGTTGCAGTAGGCAAGGACATAAGCCTTACTGAAAACTGCCAAATAATCGATGCACAGGGCGGCTTTATTATGCCTGGAATAATTGATGCTCACTGCCACATAGGCATGTGGGAAGAAGGTATTGGTTTTGAAGGAGACGATGGAAATGAAATAACAGATCCAGCAACTCCACAGCTTAGAGCTATAGATGCAATCAACCCTTTTGATACAGCCTTTCCGGAAGCCTATGAAAATGGAGTTACCTGCGTGTGCTCAGGTCCTGGAAGCGCAAATGTTATAGGGGGACAATTTACAACCATTAAAACAAAGGGCAAAAGAATAGACAACATGATAGTTCAGAAGTCTGCCTCCATGAAGGTTGCCTTTGGCGAAAACCCAAAGAGATGCTACAACGCGAAAAAGCAAGCTCCATCAACCAGAATGGCAACAGCAGCTATACTAAGAGAATACCTTTTTAAAACAAAAAACTATATGGAAAACAAAGAAAAGAACTCTAGCTTTGATATGAAGCTTGAAAGCCTTATACCCGTTGTAAAAGGTGAGTTAAATGTGAAGGCTCATGCCCACAGAACAGATGATATATTCACGGCCATCCGCATTGCAAAGGAGTTTGGCTTAAAAATGACTCTTGAGCACTGCACAGAAGGACACTTAATTGCAGACGAACTAGCAAAGGAAGGCTTAGCAGTAATAGTTGGCCCAAGCTTTGGCAGCAAAAGCAAGGTGGAGCTAAAGGAAAAGACCTTTGAAACCGCAGCTGTATTACATAATGCAGGTGTAAAAATAGCCATAATGACAGACCACCCAGTAATTCCTGTACACCACCTTCCAATGTGCGCTGCTTTAGCAGTAAGAGCAGGACTAAGCGAAGAAGCCGCACTCAAGGCAATAACCATAAACCCAGCAGAAATACTTGGAATTGCAGACAGAGTAGGTTCCTTAGAAGTAAACAAAGATGCGGATATTGTTGTGTTTGATAAGCATCCTTTTGATATTCAGGCTAAAACCACCTGTGTATTGATAGATGGGGAAATCGCTTTTAAAAAATAA